The segment AACAAGGCGACCGGGCTCGTGGCGGCGGGTGCGGTGGTGCCGTTCACCATGATGGCGCTTTCCGACATGCTGACGAATTCGCCGGCGGTGGCTGACGCCCACATGGTGCCCACCGGACTGGCGATGCTGCCGCTCGGCACGATCGACCTGAGCTGGCTGCTGAATTTGTTGACCGTGCCGTTCGGGATCGCGGTGTTCGCGATCGTATGGCTCGCCTCGCACGCGATCAACGTGCTGATCCTGTTGAGCCCGTGGGGCGCGATTGACGCCGCGTTGAAAACGGGCCGCACGGCGCTGCTCGGTTTGCTGACCGTGTCGGCGACGCTGAATCCGTGGGTCGGCGCCGGGCTGTCGCTCGTGGTCATCCTCATCGCGTATCTGGTCGCCGGCTGGTCGTTCCGGTTGACGGTGTTCGGTACGGTGTTCTGCTGGGATTTCCTGACGCTGCGGCGGCTGCGGTTCGCGCCGGCGCAGAATAGCAACCTCATGTTCGCGGGCGGCAACCTGCCGGAGGTGCCCGTGCGGACGTATGGCCGGCTGGTGAAGCAGGACGACGGTGGCTGCGAATTCGTTTACCGGCCGTGGCTCTGGCTGCCGCAGCGGACGGCCGTGCTGAAGATGACGGCGACCGAGTTCGCGGTGGGGCGCGGACTGTTCTTCTCCACCATCACCCGCGGCGAGTACGAAACGCTCTTCCTGCTGCCGCCGCGGTATCGCGGCCACGAGGAAACCGTCGCGAGTGCCTATGGCTGGAGCGGCGGTGTGCGGCCCGTCGGCCTGCGCAAGGCGTGGAGCGTCCTGCGCGACCTGTTCGGCGGCGCGGCGGCGCGGACGCAGGTGGTGTGAGCCGGTGCGCCCGGCCTCAGGGTCGGCGCGCAGGTGCGGCGGCAAGTTGCGCGGATTGATAGGCGACGAGCCGCCAGCGGTCGTTCTCCTGTCGCCAGACGGCGAGGAAACGCAGCGTGAACTCGTGCCGCTGACCCTCGGCGCGGGCGGCCAGTCGCGCCCCGCCCTGCATCGCCACGACACCCGGGGCGATCGCCTGCAGCGCGACGTCCTCCGGCGTGAACGACAGATACTGCACCTTGTTGCTCGCGACCGCGCTGATGAACTGCGCCTTGGTCTGCACCCGGCCGTCGGCATGCGCGTAGCGGAGGTCGTCCGAGAGGAGTTCCGCCAGCTTCAGCGTGTCGCCGGCGATCGTCGCCGCGATGCGAGCCCGATCCGCGGCGGTGACCGCGGCAAAGTCGTCGGCTGCAGCGGCGCGCGCCCCACACGCCCAAAAGCAACAGAACAGGAGCAGGCGGACGGTGGTCTTCATCGGTGGCGCAGCGGTGCAGCCAGCGTGCATCGGGAGCGGCGGAGTGCCAATGGGAAATGCAGGGCGCTCCCACCAGAGGCTATCCGACAACCTGTCATGGCAGCCGATTGGCCCGTAGGGCCGGTGCTCGCCGCCGGCCGCGAACCCGTTTGGCACGCACTCGTCGTTTCCGGCTGCCGGCTGCCGGCAAGCGGCAGCCCTACAACGTCCAGCGCGCGGTTTCGGATAACCTCTAGTCGTATCTTCGTCGGGGCGTCGCTCGCGACGCCCGCAGGCGCACCAAGGAGCGCCCCACGCGTCGGAATGCCCCGCTTAGGTGTGCCAGCGTAAATCGGCTGGATGCGCGGCGCGGAACTTGGAAGAGTGCGCGACCTGTCGCGCATGCGCTCCGGCACGTTTCAACGATTTCTCGCTCTTACTCGTCCGCATCGCTGGCGGATCGCGCTCGGCATCGTGCTGATTCTGGCGGCGACCGCGCTGACACTGCCGGCGCCGTGGATCTTCAAGCTGATCATCGACGAGGCGCTGCCGCAGCGGGACTTGTCGCAGCTCGGCTGGCTGCTGGTCGTGTTCACCGCGCTGTTTCTGCTGCGCGGCTGGCTCACGCTGGTCCGCAACCGCGTGCTGCAGTTCAGCGCGATGCGGATTGTCTGCGACCTGCGGATCCAGTTGTTCGCGCACCTGCAGACGCTGTCGCTGCGGTATTTCGATGCGAACCAGACGGGCAAGGTGATCTCCCGGATCACGCAGGACACCAACGAAGTTTACCAGCTGACGAACGGATTTCTCATCACGGTGATTGCGGACTCGGTGACGATCGCCGGCGTGCTCGGATTCTTGTTCTGGGTGGAGTGGCGGCTGGCGCTGGCGGTGACGCTGGTGCTGCCGCTCTTTGTGCTCAGTTACCTCTACAACCGCCGGAAGATGCGCGAGGAAAGCCGGGTGCACCGCGACAACTGGGACAAAGTCGTGGGCTTTCTGCACGAGCGCGTGGCCGCGGCGCGCGTGGTGAAATCGTTCACGCGCGAGGCGGAGGAGACCAGTGCGTTCGCGAGCGGGATCAACGCGGACTATTTCAATTATTCGAACATCGTCATGCGGAACACGCGGCTGTCGGTGATCGCCGACATCCTCGGTTCGCTGGGTGCGCTGATCGTGCTCGGCTACGGCGGACTGCTGGTGGTGCAGGGCGCGATGCAGGTCGGCACGCTGGTCGCGTTCAACGCCTACATCGTTTTCATCTTCCCGCCGATCGTGCGATTCGTGGATCTCGCGGCGGTGTTTCAGCGCGCGAACACCGCGCTGGAGAACATGTGGGCGCTGCTCGACACGCAGCCGGACATCGCCGATCGCCCGGCGGCTTTGGCGCTGCCGCCGATCCGCGGCGAGGTGGAGTTCCGCAAGGTGTGTTTCGATTACGAACTCGAGCTGCCGGGGCAGGGGCGGCCGCGGACGTTGACCGACGTGAGCTTCCATATTCCGGCGGGCCAGGTCGTCGCGATCGTCGGACCGAGCGGTTCGGGCAAGAGCACGATCATCAATCTCGTCGCGCGGTTTTACGACGTCGCGTCGGGACAGGTGTTGATCGACGGCCAGGACGTGCGCGAGGTGACCGTGCCCTCGCTGCGGCGGCAGATCGGAATCGTGCTGCAGGAGAACGTGCTGTTTTCCGGGACGCTCGAGGACAACATCAAGTATGGCCGAACGGAGGCGACGCGCGCGGAGATCCAGGCGGCAGCTGCCGCGGCCAACGCGCACGAGTTCATCTCCGAGCTGCCGGACGGTTACGCCACGGTAGTCGGCGAACGCGGCGTGAAGCTGTCGGGCGGACAGCGGCAGCGGATCGCGATTGCGCGGGCGATCCTGCGCGATCCGCGGATCCTGATCTTCGACGAGGCGACGAGCGCCCTCGACACGGCGTCGGAGCGACTGATCCAGCAGGCGATGGAGCGGCTGATGAAAGGCCGGACGGCGTTCATCATCGCGCACCGGCTCTCGACGATTCAGAACGCGGACGTGATCCTCGTGATGGAGCAGGGCCGGCTCGCCGAGAAAGGCACGCACGCCGAGTTGCTCGCGCGCGGCGGGCTCTACGCGAAACTGCACGCGCTGCAGTTTCAGGAAGCGGGTTGAGCCCTTGGGGGCGCGGGCATCTTGCCCGCTCTGCCGTGGCTGCGTGGGAGCGCGGACAGTCTACCCCGATCTGTCGGGGCCCTCGTCCGCTCAGCCGTGGCTGGTTTGATCGATCCGATCGGCCCACGGAACTACACGGATCACACGGAGTCATGGCCGCAAAGAGGCGCAGAAGGCACAAGACGAACCGAGTTGCCGCTCTACCGAGCGAAACGACATCGGACAACACGCGAATCCTGCCAATGCACCGGAACGCGGGAATGCGGAGATATCTCGAGCAGAAAATCAACAACAGCGGCCTGCCCCATGGCTTGACCCCAGTGGTCCGGCCCGCGTGATGCGTGCCATGTTCTCGTCATGTTGTTGGCGAGTGGTCGATGATAACCGTTTCGGTTATCAACCGGTAAGGCGTTTACCCAGAGTTATAAATAAGCTATCCCTTGTTGTTGACATGGTGCACTTCATCGATATGCCAGGAATATGGCCGACGACCCATTAGCAGAAATCGAAGCCCTCAAGACAGTTTTTACCGCCCTGGATCCTCTTGACAGTCCTGCTCGTCAGCGCGTCCTCCGCTGGATCGCTGCAAAATTCGGTAACGAGATTGCCGATTCGTGTGATCGGGATCGAGGCTCGTCGAGAGTCGAGCAACCGCTGGCCAAAGCTGCAACCGAGGCGGCAGGCCGCGATCTTCCCACGCTTTTTGCGTCGGCGCAGCCAACAACCGAACAAGAAAAGGCGCTTGTGGTAGGGTATTGGGTGCAGGTCGACAACGGAGAACCTGATTTCGATTCGCAAACGGTAAATGGCCATCTCAAGCATCTTGGGCATGGAGTTGGTAACATCACTCGATGTTTCGAGTCGCTGATTGCGAGTCGGCCTCAGTTGGTGATTCAGACGCGCAAGAGCGGAACGACCCAACAGGCACGAAAGCAGTATCGAGTTACCGCGGAAGGAGTCGCACGGGTGAACCAAATGCTTGCCGCTGCGCGAACCCAGGAGGCGGGAGAATAGCTCTCTTGAGTCGGTCAGCTGCAAGCACTGCGGGTGCATTTGTCAGATCGCCGAGTATTGGCGTTCGTCTACAGAGCATGCCTTTTTGGGAGCAGGCGCTTGTTCTTGCCCGACTCGCATCATCTCACTCAGAAGATGGCTCGTTTAATTCGGATCAGTTACGACGGCTGTTCCTCAGTAGCGCGCTCCCCGTGCCGGCCAACGTATCTGATACAATCGCTCAGCTGCGCAACAAGGGGTTCGCAACCCGCGGGAGGGCAGATGGCAGCTCAATTCTTACGCCCGTAGGCCGAGAGGCATCGATCGATGCGATTTCCGACCTGGACCTCAGCGCACTGTGCGCCGAAGGAAAGGTCGGCGGATCGGTTCTTGGGCGTGCACCACATGCTGTCGTTCCAGCGACTCTTGCGCCCGCAAGTTTGATTCCCGGTCTGCGAAGGTTCTTGGCGGAATATCCCTTCGAAAGGAACGTGTTTGGAATGTGCCGTTTTCCGCACGAGCTCGATTCCGCGAAGGAGCCGGACCCAGTCGGCTCTGCCATCGAAATCGCGCGTCGTTGCTGCGAGCTCCATGGATTGGTGTTCCACTTGGCATCCGATCGTGCGATCGATGATGATCTGTGGACCAATGTCGCAGCCCATATGTGGGCTTGCCAGTATGGCATTGCCTTCTTCGAAGACCGCCAAGGGCTCGGTCTGAATTACAACCTCACTATCGAGGTAGGCAGCATGCTGATGACTGGCCGACGATGTGCCTTACTCAAAGATCTCTCAAGTCCGCGGCTCCCGACCGATTTGGTCGGCCGGATCTATAAAAGCGCAAACTTCGATGACACGAAAGCCGTTGCAGCGGCGCTTCACGAATGGATCCGCGATGACTTAGGGCTCGGCACCTGCCCTGAGTGCAATGTGTGACGGTAGCGGGCCGTGCGACTGGGCCAGGCCGCTGTTTGTTGATTCGGAGCGGGTGAAGTGACCGCCGGCGATGGCACCACGGTGATCTCTCCATGAGCGAGTAGCGTTGCTCATTCCGCCCTCGCGCCGCCGTCGTAGCGGGTGGTGTGGCCGGATGCGAGCAGGGCGTTGTTCAAGAAGACGACGGTGCCGGAGGCACCGAGTTGAGAATTGAGCGTTGACCTGTCTTCGCTGCGCTTCGCCGAGACGAGGTGTTGAGATCCGGATTGGGCTCTCAGCTCGAGACTCTCAGCTCTCAGCTTCGTCGCGACGAACACATCGGCCAGATACCGATCGTATTTGTCGGGCGTGATGGTGCTGAAGATCAACGTGCCTCCCGGGCAGACGAGGGGGTCTACGAAGGCTTTCACGGCGCGACCGATCGCGACGCTCGTGAACAGCGCACGGGCAAGATGCCCGTGTCACTTCGGGCCGACTCGGCCTGAATTTCACAAAGCCACTGCACAGAAGATAACGGAGGAAACGAAGTGCGGCCCGAGGAGTCGTCCTCCGTGCTCTTCGTTATCTTCTGTAGGGTGCCTTTTCTCAGCTTACTCCAGCGCTGCGAAGAACCGGTCGAACCGCGGCTGGGCCCAGCGGTTCAGATCGAACGACACGAACACGCCCTTGGCCTCGCCGACGATCTGGGCGCGCGGCACGAAGCCGAAGAAGCGCGAGTCGTGGCTGTTGTCGCGATTGTCACCGAGCATGAAGTAGCGGCCGGCCGGCACCGTGATCGGACCGAAGTTGCGCAGCGCACTCCGGCGGGGCAGGACCATCAGCGCGTGCGAGCGACCGCTCAGATCTTCGCGGGCGAAGAACGCGGCCGCGCGTTCCTGGGCGGCGAGGTGCGAAATCCCCGCGGCGTCGGTCGGAAGCGGCGCGTAGCTCAGCGGGGACCCGTTGAGGTAGAGCCGTTCCGCACGCATTTCGATCATGTCGCCGGGCAGGGCGGCGACGCGTTTGAGCAGCCGCGTGCCGTCTTCGGGTGAAAAGCAGACGACGATGTCGCCGCGCTGCGGTGCTGCCCAAGTGGCGAGGTGGGTCGTGGTGAACGGCACCTTCAGGTCGTAGGCGAGCTTGTTCACGAACACGAC is part of the Opitutus terrae PB90-1 genome and harbors:
- the lepB gene encoding signal peptidase I, with amino-acid sequence MTPKSRFLHALWTEWIRPLALPVIGILCAKSALADINFVPSGSMQPTVLEGDVVFVNKLAYDLKVPFTTTHLATWAAPQRGDIVVCFSPEDGTRLLKRVAALPGDMIEMRAERLYLNGSPLSYAPLPTDAAGISHLAAQERAAAFFAREDLSGRSHALMVLPRRSALRNFGPITVPAGRYFMLGDNRDNSHDSRFFGFVPRAQIVGEAKGVFVSFDLNRWAQPRFDRFFAALE
- a CDS encoding nuclear transport factor 2 family protein, translated to MKTTVRLLLFCCFWACGARAAAADDFAAVTAADRARIAATIAGDTLKLAELLSDDLRYAHADGRVQTKAQFISAVASNKVQYLSFTPEDVALQAIAPGVVAMQGGARLAARAEGQRHEFTLRFLAVWRQENDRWRLVAYQSAQLAAAPARRP
- a CDS encoding ABC transporter ATP-binding protein, which translates into the protein MRSGTFQRFLALTRPHRWRIALGIVLILAATALTLPAPWIFKLIIDEALPQRDLSQLGWLLVVFTALFLLRGWLTLVRNRVLQFSAMRIVCDLRIQLFAHLQTLSLRYFDANQTGKVISRITQDTNEVYQLTNGFLITVIADSVTIAGVLGFLFWVEWRLALAVTLVLPLFVLSYLYNRRKMREESRVHRDNWDKVVGFLHERVAAARVVKSFTREAEETSAFASGINADYFNYSNIVMRNTRLSVIADILGSLGALIVLGYGGLLVVQGAMQVGTLVAFNAYIVFIFPPIVRFVDLAAVFQRANTALENMWALLDTQPDIADRPAALALPPIRGEVEFRKVCFDYELELPGQGRPRTLTDVSFHIPAGQVVAIVGPSGSGKSTIINLVARFYDVASGQVLIDGQDVREVTVPSLRRQIGIVLQENVLFSGTLEDNIKYGRTEATRAEIQAAAAAANAHEFISELPDGYATVVGERGVKLSGGQRQRIAIARAILRDPRILIFDEATSALDTASERLIQQAMERLMKGRTAFIIAHRLSTIQNADVILVMEQGRLAEKGTHAELLARGGLYAKLHALQFQEAG